One part of the Quercus lobata isolate SW786 chromosome 7, ValleyOak3.0 Primary Assembly, whole genome shotgun sequence genome encodes these proteins:
- the LOC115953028 gene encoding serine/threonine-protein kinase STY13, which produces MSCSENNRGVRDEGEYEQSVLRSETTQNGSITVEQQLTIDENLLVDPKLLFIGSKIGEGAHGKVYEGRYGDQIVAIKVLHRGSTVEERTALESRFAREVNMMSRVKHDNLVKFIGACKDPLMVIVTELLPGMSLRKYLLTIRPNLLDLHVAINFALDISHAMECLHANGIIHRDLKPDNLLLTANQKSVKLADFGLAREESVTEMMTAETGTYRWMAPELYSTVTLRQGEKKHYNNKVDVYSFGIVLWELLTNRMPFEGMSNLQAAYAAAFKQERPTLPEDISPELAFIIQSCWVEDPNLRPSFSQIIRMLNTFLFTLSPPSPSLPESDTNEAEAAASSNGTMTEFSARARGKFSFIRQLFTAKRTKNSQ; this is translated from the exons ATGAGTTGCAGCGAGAATAACAGGGGAGTTCGTGACGAGGGGGAATATGAGCAATCGGTTTTGCGGTCTGAGACAACGCAGAATGGATCAATAACAGTGGAACAGCAGTTAACTATTGATGAGAATTTGCTGGTTGACCCGAAATTGCTTTTTATTGGGTCGAAAATCGGCGAGGGAGCACATGGCAAAGTGTATGAAGGAAG GTATGGTGATCAAATTGTGGCTATTAAAGTCCTCCATCGTGGGAGCACTGTGGAAGAAAGAACTGCACTTGAGAGTCGATTTGCACGGGAAGTTAATATGATGTCACGTGTTAAACATGATAATCTAGTCAAG TTTATTGGAGCTTGTAAGGACCCTTTAATGGTGATAGTAACAGAGCTGTTACCTGGAATGTCACTCCGGAAGTATTTACTCACTATCCGTCCAAATCTATTAGACCTTCACGTGGCTATAAATTTTGCTCTTGATATTTCTCATGCCATGGAATGTCTTCATGCCAATGGGATTATACATAGAGATCTAAAACCTG ACAATTTGCTGCTTACGGCGAATCAGAAGTCTGTGAAGCTTGCAGATTTTGGTCTTGCAAGAGAAGAATCTGTGACAGAGATGATGACTGCAGAAACTGGGACTTATCGTTGGATGGCTCCTGAG TTGTATAGCACCGTGACATTGCGGCAAGGAGAGAAGAAACATTACAACAACAAGGTTGACGTCTACAGTTTTGGAATTGTCCTATGGGAACTATTGACCAACCGTATGCCATTTGAAGGCATGTCCAACTTGCAGGCTGCTTATGCTGCTGCTTTCAAG CAAGAGAGGCCTACTCTTCCTGAAGATATTTCCCCTGAGCTTGCCTTCATCATACAGTCATGTTGGGTAGAGGACCCAAACCTGAGGCCAAGCTTTAGCCAGATCATCCGCATGCTTAATACGTTTCTCTTCACACTCTCACCACCCTCACCATCATTACCGGAATCTGATACCAATGAGGCTGAGGCAGCAGCAAGTAGTAATGGTACCATGACTGAATTCTCTGCACGCGCGAGGGGGAAGTTTTCTTTCATACGCCAGCTCTTCACTGCTAAGAGGACAAAGAACTCACAATGA
- the LOC115951923 gene encoding stress response protein NST1-like: MGLKRKPPTNLFDLIEGQSGKGAQGKLQSNAPSPLPQPQPVQTRSSSTKSQLQSPCPKLPAPPQSALPPRPEPTDSKRKRSPKGKEPMDGGKSQSSQERDEAPRVKKQLKIGHQGKGKRIKTQSTQSKGKGIEAQSVPSARLPAPMLHGEPLLETASMRDLGDGDGGYVADALGRTMLLPTDVEELKNMRMQEDFLSVKRYLGMAIQATYRMKDEVKGQSKAAEDERTKRIDAAQTLKVSEADLTKAREDLKEATRERDSALAGLTGAQTQAEEQTKCLLDAEKQLQIAKEHISDLKKKLIMTKNAKGVAELARDEAVRAKQEAEFARNEAEAARDKAEEEGYETGMAETQASLKAQIPGAESIFYPPAIRETASTNFEAVSDQHEAEVTQSAAAQIIVSHDESMEGGESHDAMEAPGGMNPEMPKEGTKPMVSAQIPDAEEPAVLVQPLQAIPLTEVPKSIETDSTQPSQEGDASQGPEASPALPSEDMGKTTLKK; the protein is encoded by the exons ATGGGtcttaagagaaagcccccAACCAACCTGTTCGACCTCATTGAGGGCCAGTCGGGGAAGGGTGCACAAGGAAAACTGCAATCCAATGCTCCGTCTCCACTACCTCAGCCCCAGCCCGTCCAGACTAGGTCATCCTCTACTAAGTCGCAGCTACAATCTCCCtgccccaaacttcctgctcctcctcaatcagctctgcctcctcggccgGAGCCCACtgactcaaagagaaagaggagtcccaaggggAAGGAACCCATGGATGGGGGAAAATCCCAATCCTCTCAGGAGAGGGATGAAGCCCCGCGAGTTAAAAAACAGTTAAAGATTGGGCACCAAGGCAAGGGTAAAAGGATCAAAACCCAATCCACCCAAAGTAAGGGGAAGGGAATCGAAGCCCAATCCGTGCCGAGCGCTAGGCTTCccgccccaatgctccacggggagCCATTGCTGGAAACCGCatccatgagggaccttggagatggcgatGGCGGTTATGTGGCcgacgcattagggagaaccatgctgcTTCCTACTGATGTGGAAGAGTTAAAGAACATGAGAATGCAGGAGGATTTCCTTAGCGTGAAGAGGTACCTGGGTATG GCTatccaggccacctataggatgaAGGATGAAGTGAAGGGGCAGAGTAAGGCCGCCGAAGATGAACGCACCAAACGCATAGATGCTGCGCAGACCCTCAAGGTTTCCGAGGCTGACCTCACAAAGGCTAGGGAGGACTTAAAGGAGGCTACCCGAGAAAGGGATAGTGCCTTGGCAGGTTTAACTGGTGCCCAAACACAGGCCGAGGAACAGACAAAGTGTCTACTCGACGCCGAGAAGCAATTGCAGATAGCCAAGGAGCATATCagtgatttgaagaagaaactaaTCATGACAAAGAATGCTAAGGGCGTGGCGGAGCTTGCCCGGGACGAAGCCGTGAGGGCCAAGCAGGAGGCTGAATTTGCCAGAAACGAGGCCGAAGCTGCTAGGGACAAGGCGGAGGAGGAGGGTTATGAGACGGGGATGGCTGAAACCCAAGCCTCCCTTAAAGCTCAAATTCCTGGA gcggagagcatatttTATCCTCCAGCCATCCGTGAGACCGCCTCCACCAACTTTGAGGCTGTGAGTGATCAACACGAGGCAGAGGTTACTCAGTCAGCAGCTGCACAAATCATCGTCTCTCATGACGAGTCGATGGAAGGAGGAGAGTCTCATGATGCGATGGAAGCACCTGGAGGTATGAATCCTGAGATGCCCAAAGAGGGTACCAAGCCTATGGTCAGCGCTCAGATCCCTGATGCCGAAGAGCCAGCCGTCCTTGTTCAGCCCCTACAAGCAATTCCCCTTACTGAAGTCCCCAAGAGCATCGAAACCGACTCTACTCAGCCTTCCCAAGAAGGGGATGCCTCCCAGGGGCCCGAGGCTAGTCCTGCTCTGCCTTCCGAGGACATGGGCAAAACGACATTGAAGAAGTAG
- the LOC115954162 gene encoding protein DETOXIFICATION 53, with amino-acid sequence MGEEVQALCKIAGPIVMTGLLLYSRSVISMLFLGRLGKSELAGGSLAIGFGNITGLSILRGLSTGMEPICCQAFGAKRLSVLSQTFQKTLSLLLLVSILISFLWLNVEPLFGWLGQDPEITRVAKVYLAFSIPELIAQAHLYPLRIFLRTQGITTPLTIAATFAAILHVPIIYFLQAHLKLGVEGIALATAFNTANLNVGLIIYMLVSNKPIKPWQGATILSAFQGWGPLLSLALPSTVSVCLEWWWYEIMLFLCGLLTNPQASLAAMGILIQTTGFLYVFPISISCGITTRVGHALGAGQPSRAQWTSIIGLTVAFAFGFSALIFLSVVKTVWGKLFTDESQILDLVSAALPLVGLCELANSPQTASCGVLTGTARPKLGARINLCAFYIIGLPVAILTTFVFKVGLQGLWFGMLAAQFSCLCMMGYALIHTDWKHQTKRAEELTLSVGEKSERDDLECGLITTDL; translated from the coding sequence ATGGGAGAAGAGGTACAAGCATTGTGCAAGATTGCAGGGCCCATAGTGATGACAGGCTTGCTGTTATATTCAAGGTCCGTTATTTCCATGCTCTTCTTGGGTCGTCTTGGAAAATCAGAACTAGCTGGGGGCTCACTAGCAATTGGGTTTGGAAATATCACAGGACTCTCAATCCTCAGAGGCCTATCCACAGGAATGGAACCAATTTGTTGCCAAGCCTTTGGAGCCAAGAGATTGTCAGTTCTCAGCCAAACCTTTCAGAAAACATTGTCTCTACTCCTACTTGTTTCCATATTAATCTCATTCTTATGGCTAAACGTGGAACCCTTATTTGGATGGTTGGGCCAGGACCCAGAGATCACAAGAGTTGCTAAAGTTTACTTGGCTTTCTCAATTCCTGAATTGATAGCCCAAGCCCATCTATACCCACTAAGGATTTTCTTAAGAACCCAAGGCATAACCACCCCACTAACAATAGCTGCAACTTTTGCAGCCATTCTACACGTACCCATTATCTATTTTCTTCAAGCTCACTTGAAATTAGGGGTGGAAGGTATTGCATTGGCTACTGCTTTTAATACTGCTAACTTAAATGTGGGCTTGATAATATATATGCTTGTATCAAACAAACCAATAAAGCCTTGGCAAGGAGCTACAATTCTCTCAGCCTTTCAAGGCTGGGGACCATTGCTAAGTTTAGCACTTCCTAGTACTGTTTCGGTGTGCTTGGAGTGGTGGTGGTATGAAATAATGTTATTTCTTTGTGGATTATTGACTAATCCACAAGCTAGTTTGGCTGCTATGGGAATACTTATTCAAACAACAGGCTTTCTCTATGTGTTTCCAATTTCTATAAGTTGTGGCATAACAACCAGAGTTGGACATGCTTTGGGGGCTGGTCAACCTTCACGTGCACAATGGACATCTATTATTGGACTTACTGTGGCATTTGCTTTTGGATTCTCAGCCTTAATTTTCTTGTCAGTTGTGAAGACAGTGTGGGGAAAGTTGTTCACTGATGAGTCACAGATTCTTGATTTGGTTTCAGCTGCACTTCCTTTAGTGGGGTTATGTGAACTTGCAAACTCTCCACAAACAGCTTCTTGTGGGGTCTTAACTGGGACAGCAAGGCCTAAACTTGGTGCAAGGATTAATTTGTGTGCATTTTATATCATTGGATTGCCTGTGGCTATTCTCACTACTTTTGTGTTCAAAGTTGGCTTGCAAGGCCTATGGTTTGGGATGCTTGCAGCACAGTTTTCATGTCTGTGTATGATGGGGTATGCATTGATTCACACAGATTGGAAGCACCAAACTAAAagggctgaggagctaactcttTCTGTGGGAGAGAAGTCAGAGAGAGATGATTTGGAATGTGGCCTGATTACAACTGATCTCTAG